The following coding sequences lie in one Mus musculus strain C57BL/6J chromosome 11, GRCm38.p6 C57BL/6J genomic window:
- the Olfr1390 gene encoding olfactory receptor 1390, producing the protein MGSFNTSFRQGFFLVGFSDFPQLELLLSVLISIFYSLTLFGNSTIIILSQLDARLQMPMYFFLCHLSFLDLCYTTSIVPQLLINLQGYDRTISYGGCVAQLFLFLALATTESVLLVVMAFDRYVAVCRPLHYTTIMHPVLCLSLAIVSWVGGFMNSLIQTSLMMAVPLCGHRLNHFFCEIPSLLKLACEDTEGTGAKMFVVRVVFLIFPITLILSSYANIAQAVLKTKSMAGCKKALGTCGSHLVVVSMFYGAAMYTYLQPKGTYSESKGKFVALFYIIVTPMLNPLIYTLRNKDVKGALWKVLGRATDLG; encoded by the coding sequence ATGGGAAGTTTCAATACgagttttagacagggtttcttcttgGTGGGTTTCTCTGATTTCCCTCAACTGGAactccttctctctgtcctcaTTTCCATTTTCTACTCCCTAACTCTCTTTGGCAACTCCACTATCATTATTCTTTCACAACTGGATGCTCGGCTTCAAAtgcccatgtacttcttcctctgCCACCTGTCCTTCCTGGACCTGTGCTATACCACCAGCATTGTGCCCCAGCTTCTGATTAACCTCCAGGGATATGACAGAACCATAAGCTATGGAGGGTGTGTGGCCCAGCTCTTCCTTTTCCTTGCTTTAGCCACCACAGAGAGTGTGCTCCTGGTTGTGATGGCCTTTGACCGCTATGTTGCTGTGTGCCGCCCACTGCACTACACGACCATCATGCACCCCGTTCTCTGCCTCTCACTAGCTATTGTTTCGTGGGTAGGAGGATTCATGAACTCTCTAATTCAGACGAGCCTCATGATGGCGGTGCCTCTTTGTGGACATCGACTGAACCACTTCTTCTGTGAGATACCTAGTCTCCTGAAGTTGGCCTGTGAGGACACAGAAGGAACAGGAGCCAAAATGTTTGTGGTCCGAGTTGTATTCTTGATTTTTCCCATAACACTAATTCTAAGCTCCTATGCAAACATTGCTCAGGCAGTGCTGAAGACCAAGTCAATGGCAGGGTGCAAAAAGGCTCTGGGGACTTGTGGGTCCCACCTTGTGGTGGTTTCTATGTTTTATGGTGCAGCCATGTACACATACTTACAACCCAAGGGCACCTATTCTGAGAGCAAGGGGAAGTTTGTGGCCCTTTTTTATATTATTGTCACCCCCATGCTCAACCCTCTGATCTATACCCTAAGGAACAAGGATGTCAAGGGGGCTCTGTGGAAGGTGCTAGGGAGAGCTACTGACTTGGGATAG